From one Triticum aestivum cultivar Chinese Spring chromosome 4B, IWGSC CS RefSeq v2.1, whole genome shotgun sequence genomic stretch:
- the LOC123089382 gene encoding zinc finger protein 2-like, producing the protein MEQPTGEQDELNLELTLRTPVAPGPDEGFFLFMYCDRKLRSAQALGGHRNAHKHERSVAKRQRHIAAATRAQWAQYAPPDEGPTRYGDRGGHHVVCAAEKARRTEAREAAAAAGAGMAGKRGNTTSEYRTIEHADDVDLTLRL; encoded by the coding sequence ATGGAACAGCCGACCGGTGAGCAAGATGAGCTCAACCTTGAGCTCACCCTCCGCACCCCGGTCGCACCGGGCCCCGACGAgggcttcttcctcttcatgtactGCGACCGTAAGCTCCGCAGCGCGCAGGCGCTCGGCGGCCATCGGAACGCGCACAAGCACGAGCGCAGCGTCGCCAAGCGCCAGCGGCACATCGCCGCCGCGACACGCGCACAATGGGCGCAGTACGCCCCGCCGGACGAGGGGCCGACCCGGTACGGTGACAGAGGCGGCCACCATGTCGTGTGTGCGGCTGAGAAGGCGAGGAGGACGGAGGCGCgggaggctgctgctgctgctggcgctGGAATGGCGGGTAAGCGTGGCAATACTACGTCGGAGTACCGCACCATCGAGCACGCGGACGATGTGGACTTGACTCTCAGGCTATGA